The Desulfomicrobium orale DSM 12838 genome includes a window with the following:
- the secG gene encoding preprotein translocase subunit SecG — translation MDSLIITIHIIACVTLVVLVLLQSGKEGMGVIFGGGGGSLFGSTGAGGLLSKLTAGAATIFFITSMVFTYRSTQQHTIPRESIVLDMPAPAAPEIPVVPTEPAVPQPEQPQQ, via the coding sequence TTGGATTCCCTGATCATAACCATTCACATCATTGCCTGCGTCACCCTTGTGGTGCTGGTGCTGTTGCAGTCCGGCAAAGAAGGAATGGGCGTCATTTTCGGCGGCGGCGGCGGGAGTCTGTTCGGCTCCACAGGGGCGGGAGGCCTGCTCAGCAAGCTGACCGCTGGTGCGGCCACCATATTTTTCATTACTTCCATGGTGTTCACCTACAGGAGCACTCAGCAGCACACCATCCCCAGAGAGTCCATCGTGCTTGACATGCCTGCCCCTGCGGCTCCGGAAATCCCGGTTGTTCCCACGGAGCCGGCGGTTCCCCAGCCCGAACAGCCGCAGCAATAA
- a CDS encoding bifunctional methionine sulfoxide reductase B/A protein — MFRYSIFISMIFIFCAILISCGGAAQKESKGGAMRTLTEQEARVIIHKGTEAPFTGEYLHNKRQGTYVCRQCGAPLYRSSDKFDSGCGWPSFDDALPGAVHRSPDPDGHRVEITCENCGGHLGHVFKGEQFTAKNTRHCVNSISMIFVPEEKAYFAGGCFWGVEDAFSHVEGVLDVASGYMGGHTENPTYEQVSRGNTGHAETVCVTYNPEVVDFKTLARLFFEIHDPTQKDRQGPDVGTQYRSAVFYGSEEQKTVTETLVEELRGKGWDVVTQIAPAGTFTMAEDYHQDFTRRTGRGACHIRVPRFDQGPR; from the coding sequence ATGTTTCGTTATTCCATATTCATTTCCATGATTTTCATTTTCTGCGCCATTTTGATTTCTTGCGGTGGCGCGGCCCAGAAAGAATCCAAAGGGGGAGCCATGCGCACTCTGACCGAACAGGAGGCCCGCGTCATCATACATAAAGGCACCGAGGCCCCGTTCACCGGTGAGTATCTGCATAACAAGCGGCAGGGGACATATGTCTGCCGTCAGTGCGGAGCGCCGCTTTATCGTTCTTCGGACAAGTTCGACTCCGGATGCGGATGGCCGAGTTTTGACGACGCCCTGCCCGGAGCCGTACACCGCTCTCCGGATCCTGATGGGCACCGGGTAGAGATCACATGCGAGAACTGCGGCGGACATCTGGGACATGTCTTCAAAGGTGAACAGTTTACGGCCAAAAACACGCGCCACTGCGTCAATTCCATCTCCATGATTTTCGTCCCGGAAGAGAAAGCCTATTTCGCCGGAGGCTGCTTCTGGGGCGTGGAAGATGCTTTCAGCCATGTGGAGGGAGTGCTGGATGTCGCTTCCGGCTACATGGGCGGGCACACGGAGAACCCCACTTACGAGCAGGTTTCCAGAGGCAACACGGGACATGCCGAGACCGTGTGCGTGACTTACAACCCGGAAGTGGTCGATTTTAAGACGCTGGCCCGGCTTTTTTTTGAAATCCACGATCCCACGCAAAAAGACCGTCAGGGACCCGATGTGGGTACGCAGTACCGCAGTGCCGTGTTCTATGGCAGCGAAGAACAGAAGACCGTGACCGAAACTCTGGTGGAGGAACTGCGGGGTAAGGGCTGGGATGTGGTCACCCAGATTGCTCCGGCCGGAACATTCACCATGGCCGAGGACTATCATCAGGATTTCACCCGGCGTACGGGCCGGGGCGCATGCCACATTCGCGTCCCCCGTTTCGATCAGGGACCGCGCTGA
- the cysK gene encoding cysteine synthase A produces MPVADSMLELVGNTPLVRLSRLGRDCPAEVVVKLESANPLSSIKDRIALNMIREAESSGRLKPGMTVVEPTSGNTGIGLAFVCAVRGYRLVLTMPESMSVERRTLLSALGAELVLTPAAAGMAGAVAEAEKILAATSSAFMPDQFANPDNPAMHEKTTAQELWRDAEGRLDAFVAGVGTGGTLTGVARALKKYNPDLLAVAVEPAASPLLSGGAAGPHKIQGIGANFVPKTLDRSLVDRIIPVDAEEAMRTARLLAREEGILCGISSGANVWAALSLAKESEMCGRRIATVICDTGERYLSTELFNPERI; encoded by the coding sequence ATGCCTGTCGCTGATTCCATGCTGGAACTTGTGGGCAATACGCCCCTGGTTCGTCTGAGCCGTCTGGGGCGGGACTGCCCGGCGGAAGTGGTGGTCAAGCTTGAATCCGCCAATCCGCTGTCCTCCATTAAGGACCGTATCGCCCTGAACATGATCCGCGAGGCCGAAAGCTCCGGGCGACTGAAACCGGGCATGACCGTGGTGGAGCCCACCAGCGGCAATACGGGAATAGGTCTGGCCTTTGTCTGCGCCGTACGCGGCTACCGGCTCGTCCTGACCATGCCGGAATCCATGAGTGTGGAGAGGCGTACCCTGCTCTCGGCTCTGGGCGCGGAATTGGTGCTCACTCCGGCTGCCGCCGGAATGGCCGGAGCCGTGGCCGAGGCGGAGAAAATTCTGGCCGCCACGTCTTCGGCTTTCATGCCGGACCAGTTTGCCAATCCGGACAATCCGGCCATGCATGAGAAAACCACGGCTCAGGAGTTGTGGAGGGACGCGGAAGGACGCCTGGATGCCTTTGTGGCGGGCGTGGGCACGGGCGGCACCCTGACCGGAGTGGCTCGGGCTCTGAAAAAATATAATCCCGATCTGTTGGCTGTGGCCGTGGAGCCCGCCGCCTCACCTCTTTTGAGTGGTGGGGCGGCGGGGCCGCACAAGATTCAGGGTATCGGAGCCAATTTTGTCCCCAAAACTCTGGACCGTTCCTTGGTGGACCGGATCATCCCCGTGGATGCCGAAGAGGCCATGCGTACGGCCCGTCTTCTGGCCAGGGAGGAAGGCATTTTGTGTGGTATCTCGTCCGGAGCCAACGTATGGGCGGCCCTCAGTCTGGCCAAGGAGTCGGAAATGTGTGGCAGGCGCATTGCGACGGTTATTTGCGATACGGGCGAGCGCTACCTGTCCACTGAACTTTTTAACCCTGAACGGATATGA
- the epsC gene encoding serine O-acetyltransferase EpsC, which produces MKNSQSDSILNDVVEHLCRPESYAGVYHLPSLGSPMPSAEALSEMVERLRSVLFPGFFQESYVTPQNMAYFTGSKLEQVRRELIRQVERGFCFFCTKDEETCSRECTERAERIAGEFLKTLPYIRHMLATDVQAAFAGDPAAKNPGETIFCYPSIRAVTNYRIAHELHLLGVQLIPRIITELAHSATGIDIHPGATIGESFFIDHGTGTVIGETCIIGRNVRLYQGVTLGAKSFPTEENGYLVKGIARHPIVEDDVIIYSGATILGRITIGAGAVIGGNMWVVEDVSPGKKLYRGN; this is translated from the coding sequence ATGAAAAATTCCCAGAGCGACAGCATCCTGAATGACGTAGTGGAGCACCTGTGCCGTCCCGAATCCTACGCGGGAGTGTATCACCTGCCGTCTCTGGGCTCTCCCATGCCTTCGGCCGAAGCCCTGTCGGAAATGGTGGAAAGGCTGCGATCCGTGTTGTTTCCCGGTTTTTTTCAGGAATCCTACGTCACCCCTCAGAACATGGCCTATTTTACAGGCTCCAAACTGGAGCAGGTGCGGCGGGAGCTGATCCGGCAGGTGGAACGCGGCTTCTGCTTCTTCTGCACCAAGGACGAGGAAACCTGTTCCCGGGAGTGTACGGAGCGGGCCGAGCGCATTGCCGGGGAATTCCTGAAAACCCTGCCGTACATTCGGCACATGCTGGCCACGGACGTACAGGCGGCCTTCGCCGGGGACCCGGCGGCCAAGAACCCCGGAGAAACCATCTTCTGTTATCCATCCATCCGGGCGGTGACCAACTACCGTATCGCCCACGAACTGCACCTGCTCGGGGTGCAGCTTATTCCACGCATCATCACCGAGCTGGCCCATTCGGCCACGGGCATCGATATTCATCCCGGCGCAACCATCGGTGAATCGTTTTTCATCGACCATGGTACGGGTACGGTCATTGGCGAAACGTGCATCATCGGTCGGAACGTGCGCCTGTACCAGGGTGTGACCCTGGGAGCCAAAAGCTTCCCGACAGAGGAAAACGGCTATCTGGTTAAAGGCATCGCCCGGCACCCCATTGTAGAGGATGATGTGATCATCTACTCCGGGGCCACGATTTTGGGCCGGATCACTATTGGCGCAGGGGCCGTCATTGGCGGCAACATGTGGGTGGTGGAGGATGTATCTCCGGGAAAGAAATTATATCGCGGCAATTGA
- a CDS encoding PAS domain-containing hybrid sensor histidine kinase/response regulator, translating into MYEYGDIFLSGYAVLWTLFLILMLAVNIHLRQNAEERLTLAIAGINEGVWDWNRVTDKVFYSPRWKEIIGYRDEELPNKLEEWKKRIHPDDLERVLGVNDLMYTDLEAVHFEAEYRLLHKDGSYRWILGRGTCLRDKDGKPYRMVGAHADITERKLMEEELIMARDEALGASMAKSEFLANMSHEIRTPLNGMLGMLQLLEASRLTEEQNSYVRMAADSGRRLTGLLTDILELSRLEAGKLDKEERVFGLVEVREATLGLFSRDVRNKGLELEFMLDPALPGSLLGNESRLRQILFNLVGNAVKFTTEGGVRVSAHLLTSGGQTLRVLFSVEDDGPGIPDELLGRIFEPFVQGETSYVRNHQGAGLGLPIVKRLVRMMGGTLAVDNGGRGLSVCFALPFRRVEAVCPEREEGTCPCLTGLRILLAEDDPVSMLAVSRMLERAGHCIHTAVDGLRALERARAEDFDVVLMDVQMPVMDGMEATRRLRADEALAGRIRVPVIAMTAYAMEGDRERILAAGMTDYVPKPVNWKVLNAAIARCMHGSGKGRENGSTGA; encoded by the coding sequence ATGTACGAATACGGAGACATTTTTCTCAGCGGCTATGCAGTGCTGTGGACGCTGTTTCTCATCCTCATGCTGGCGGTGAACATCCATCTGCGGCAGAACGCGGAAGAACGCCTGACTCTGGCCATCGCCGGCATTAACGAGGGCGTTTGGGACTGGAACAGAGTCACTGACAAGGTTTTTTATTCCCCCCGGTGGAAGGAAATCATCGGATATCGGGACGAGGAACTGCCCAACAAGCTGGAAGAATGGAAAAAACGCATCCACCCCGACGATCTGGAGCGTGTCCTTGGAGTCAACGATCTCATGTATACCGACCTGGAGGCTGTCCACTTCGAGGCCGAATACCGGCTTCTCCACAAGGATGGCTCCTATCGCTGGATTCTCGGCCGGGGCACCTGCCTGCGGGACAAGGACGGGAAACCTTACCGCATGGTTGGAGCCCACGCGGACATCACCGAACGAAAGCTCATGGAAGAAGAGCTGATCATGGCCCGCGACGAGGCCCTTGGCGCGAGCATGGCCAAAAGCGAGTTTCTGGCCAACATGAGCCATGAAATCCGCACACCTCTCAACGGCATGCTGGGCATGCTGCAACTTCTGGAAGCTTCGAGGCTGACGGAGGAACAGAATTCCTATGTGCGTATGGCGGCGGATTCGGGCCGCAGGCTGACCGGTCTGTTGACGGACATCCTGGAACTGTCCCGGCTCGAGGCGGGCAAGCTGGACAAGGAAGAACGGGTTTTCGGCCTTGTGGAAGTCCGCGAAGCCACGCTGGGACTTTTTTCCAGAGATGTCCGGAACAAGGGGCTGGAGCTGGAATTCATGCTCGATCCGGCATTGCCAGGGAGCCTGCTGGGGAACGAATCCCGGCTGCGGCAGATCCTGTTCAATCTGGTGGGTAATGCCGTCAAGTTCACGACCGAGGGCGGCGTGCGGGTCAGTGCCCACCTGCTGACCAGCGGTGGGCAGACCCTGCGGGTGCTTTTCAGTGTGGAGGATGACGGCCCGGGAATTCCCGACGAACTGCTCGGCCGGATTTTCGAGCCCTTCGTGCAGGGGGAAACATCCTATGTCCGCAATCATCAGGGGGCCGGACTTGGTTTGCCCATCGTCAAGCGGCTGGTGCGGATGATGGGCGGCACTCTGGCCGTCGACAATGGCGGCCGGGGGCTGAGCGTGTGTTTCGCGCTGCCTTTCCGGCGGGTGGAGGCCGTATGTCCGGAGCGGGAGGAGGGTACATGTCCTTGTCTGACCGGGCTGCGGATTCTGCTGGCCGAGGACGATCCGGTGAGCATGCTGGCCGTAAGCCGTATGCTGGAGAGGGCCGGGCACTGCATCCATACAGCGGTGGACGGGCTCCGGGCTCTGGAGCGCGCCCGGGCGGAAGATTTCGATGTAGTGCTCATGGACGTGCAGATGCCGGTTATGGACGGCATGGAGGCCACCCGGCGTCTGCGGGCGGACGAGGCACTGGCGGGCCGGATCAGGGTCCCCGTCATCGCCATGACGGCTTATGCCATGGAAGGCGACCGGGAGCGGATTCTGGCCGCGGGAATGACCGATTATGTGCCCAAACCGGTGAACTGGAAAGTGCTTAACGCGGCCATCGCGCGGTGTATGCACGGCTCCGGCAAGGGGCGCGAAAACGGCAGCACGGGCGCATGA
- a CDS encoding helix-turn-helix transcriptional regulator: MNGRDPSGDAALRQELEHLRARLQVLVDGSPLGIFFDDAEDRCVYVNRTFCGMMELTFEEALGDGWTRTVHPDDLPWLMRERALAVRGRAEVFRAEYRYACSGGRTGWVEEQTRPVLGPAGKLLGYAGTLTEITWRKEAQREQERRTEELEDRVRERTAELREQTERLSEMNAALKVLLRQREEDRAELERVVLANVRSRIKPALDLLAGLGGEPRILDLLEDVRRGLRELTEPFCRRLSSASGNLTPSEIRVADLIRQGLTSKEIARRLGVGVSTVDSHRNHIRAKLGLHGRRPGLRAYLLSLQED; the protein is encoded by the coding sequence ATGAACGGCCGTGATCCGTCCGGGGACGCGGCGCTGCGGCAGGAGCTGGAGCATCTGCGCGCCCGGCTTCAGGTGCTGGTGGACGGTTCACCCCTGGGCATTTTCTTCGATGACGCGGAGGACCGCTGCGTCTACGTGAACCGGACCTTTTGCGGCATGATGGAACTGACCTTTGAAGAAGCTCTGGGAGACGGCTGGACCCGGACCGTGCACCCGGATGATCTGCCCTGGCTCATGCGCGAGCGTGCTTTGGCCGTGCGGGGCCGGGCCGAAGTGTTCCGGGCCGAATACCGCTATGCCTGTTCCGGCGGACGGACCGGCTGGGTTGAGGAGCAGACCCGCCCTGTTCTCGGCCCGGCCGGAAAACTTCTTGGATACGCGGGCACTCTGACGGAAATTACCTGGCGCAAGGAAGCGCAGCGGGAACAGGAACGGCGTACGGAAGAGCTGGAGGACCGTGTGCGGGAGCGCACGGCGGAACTGCGGGAGCAGACGGAGCGTCTGTCTGAAATGAATGCAGCCCTGAAGGTGCTGCTGCGCCAGCGAGAGGAGGACCGGGCGGAGCTGGAGCGGGTCGTGCTGGCCAATGTGCGAAGCAGAATCAAGCCCGCCCTGGATCTGCTGGCCGGATTGGGCGGAGAACCGCGCATTCTCGACCTGCTGGAAGACGTACGCAGGGGCCTCAGGGAATTGACCGAGCCCTTCTGCCGCCGTCTTTCTTCCGCCAGTGGGAATCTGACGCCCTCAGAAATCCGGGTGGCGGACCTGATCCGGCAGGGCCTGACCTCCAAGGAAATCGCCCGCCGTCTGGGCGTAGGCGTTTCCACTGTGGATTCCCACCGCAACCACATCAGGGCCAAGCTGGGTCTGCATGGCAGGCGGCCCGGCCTGCGAGCGTATCTTCTGTCCCTGCAAGAGGATTGA
- the cutA gene encoding divalent-cation tolerance protein CutA: MECVLAYVTVPDMETARRIGRAVVERRLAACVNILPGMESMYWWNAEVQSGSEVVLLVKTTRASFAALTECVAGLHPYEVPCIVGVPLVDGHEPFLRWIREETSPEKS; the protein is encoded by the coding sequence ATGGAGTGCGTGCTGGCATATGTGACGGTCCCGGATATGGAGACAGCCCGCCGGATCGGGCGCGCCGTGGTGGAGCGGCGTCTGGCCGCGTGCGTGAACATTCTGCCCGGCATGGAATCCATGTACTGGTGGAACGCGGAGGTGCAAAGCGGCAGCGAAGTGGTTCTTCTGGTCAAGACCACGCGGGCGTCTTTCGCGGCATTGACGGAATGCGTGGCCGGGCTGCACCCGTACGAGGTGCCGTGCATTGTGGGTGTGCCTCTTGTGGATGGGCATGAACCGTTTCTGCGCTGGATCCGCGAGGAAACGTCGCCGGAAAAAAGTTGA
- the miaB gene encoding tRNA (N6-isopentenyl adenosine(37)-C2)-methylthiotransferase MiaB, with product MGQRSLSREYQIGDLLDVRFHILTFGCQMNVADSDWLTRSLVARGWMPAAEEEAQVFVVTTCSVREKPEQKVYSLLGRLKEYADRNPEVFAAVGGCVAQQVGEEFWRRFPFVRLIFGTDGTGMVPQTLERLALDAGLRVSLLDFLDHYPEREPAGSGNVGAQAFVNIMQGCDNFCAYCIVPFTRGRQKSRTADAVVAECESLVRRGARELTLLGQNVNSYGQDRRGDGTTFAGLLHRVAAVPGLLRLKFTTSHPKDIAPEVIEAFRTLSNLSPQLHLPAQSGADSILAAMGRKYTRERYMGIVRDLRAACPHIALSTDIIVGFPGETVRDFEETLSLLEEVRFISAFSFKYSDRPGVRAEKMDFKVPEEEKARRLEVLQEVQNRITAEDLLAQVGRRALVLVEGPSRMQDGRGAFWRGRDEGGRIVNFPHSGTGLTGKMAEVVILGAKKHSLTGEMRGAAW from the coding sequence ATGGGGCAGAGGAGCCTTTCCCGCGAATATCAGATCGGAGACCTGCTGGACGTGCGCTTTCATATATTGACTTTCGGGTGCCAGATGAATGTTGCGGACTCGGACTGGCTGACCCGTTCCCTGGTGGCCCGCGGATGGATGCCGGCCGCCGAGGAAGAGGCGCAGGTTTTCGTGGTGACCACATGCAGCGTCCGTGAAAAGCCCGAGCAGAAGGTGTACTCCCTGCTTGGGCGGCTCAAGGAGTACGCAGACAGGAACCCGGAAGTCTTTGCGGCTGTGGGCGGCTGTGTGGCGCAGCAGGTGGGCGAGGAATTCTGGCGGCGGTTTCCCTTCGTACGGCTGATCTTCGGCACCGACGGCACGGGCATGGTGCCTCAGACTCTGGAGCGTCTGGCGCTGGATGCCGGGCTGCGGGTCAGCCTGCTGGACTTTCTGGATCACTATCCGGAGCGGGAGCCGGCCGGGTCCGGAAATGTCGGCGCTCAGGCTTTCGTGAACATCATGCAGGGGTGTGACAATTTCTGCGCCTACTGCATTGTGCCGTTTACCCGCGGACGGCAGAAATCCCGCACCGCCGATGCCGTGGTGGCCGAATGTGAGTCTCTGGTGCGCCGGGGAGCCCGCGAACTGACTCTGCTCGGTCAGAACGTGAACAGTTACGGGCAGGACCGGCGTGGCGACGGCACCACCTTTGCCGGACTGCTCCATCGCGTCGCGGCCGTTCCCGGCCTGTTGCGCCTGAAGTTCACCACATCGCATCCCAAAGATATCGCCCCGGAAGTGATCGAGGCGTTCCGCACCCTGTCCAACCTGAGCCCGCAGCTGCATCTGCCCGCGCAGTCCGGCGCCGACTCCATACTGGCGGCCATGGGCCGCAAATATACCCGCGAGCGCTACATGGGCATTGTACGGGATTTGCGTGCGGCTTGTCCGCACATCGCGCTCAGCACGGATATCATCGTGGGTTTTCCCGGAGAGACCGTGCGGGATTTCGAGGAAACGCTGTCGCTGCTGGAAGAAGTGCGTTTCATCTCGGCCTTTTCCTTCAAATATTCGGACCGGCCGGGCGTGCGTGCCGAAAAGATGGATTTCAAGGTGCCGGAAGAGGAAAAGGCCAGACGTCTGGAAGTGCTCCAGGAGGTGCAAAACCGCATCACGGCGGAAGATTTGCTGGCCCAGGTGGGCCGCCGGGCGCTGGTGCTGGTGGAAGGTCCGAGCAGAATGCAGGATGGCCGCGGCGCATTCTGGCGCGGCCGGGACGAGGGCGGACGGATCGTCAATTTTCCACACTCGGGAACCGGACTGACTGGGAAAATGGCTGAAGTGGTCATTCTGGGGGCGAAGAAACACTCGCTGACGGGCGAGATGCGAGGTGCCGCATGGTAG
- a CDS encoding bifunctional nuclease family protein, whose protein sequence is MVEMIVFGLALDEDSQMPILILKDKAEDVIFPIWIGALEAMSISMTLNKVAVPRPMTHDLMLNVLKKLAARLEAVEIVSIHEGTYYAELVLTIGGEERRVDCRPSDSIALALRAEAPIRVAEEVIALNKNLQKGGFQEELKGEDSEKWTEILSRYSLDDIKYKM, encoded by the coding sequence ATGGTAGAAATGATTGTTTTCGGGCTGGCCCTGGACGAGGACTCCCAGATGCCCATCCTCATTCTCAAGGACAAGGCGGAGGATGTGATTTTTCCTATCTGGATCGGCGCGCTGGAGGCCATGTCCATTTCCATGACCCTGAACAAGGTCGCCGTGCCCAGGCCCATGACTCACGACCTGATGCTCAATGTCCTGAAGAAACTGGCCGCCAGGCTGGAGGCGGTGGAAATCGTGTCCATCCACGAAGGCACCTACTATGCGGAACTGGTGCTCACTATCGGCGGGGAAGAGCGGCGGGTGGACTGCCGGCCTTCGGATTCCATCGCTCTGGCTCTTCGCGCGGAAGCACCCATCCGGGTGGCGGAGGAGGTCATCGCCCTGAACAAAAACCTGCAAAAGGGCGGATTCCAGGAGGAACTGAAGGGCGAGGACAGTGAGAAATGGACGGAAATTCTGTCCCGGTACAGTCTCGACGACATCAAATATAAAATGTGA
- a CDS encoding histidinol phosphate phosphatase domain-containing protein, whose product MIDLHTHTIFSDGELLPAELARRAKVAGYRAIAITDHADASNLELIVPRISAMAREYSAYMDLTIIAGVELTHVPPGLVEQETRRARALGAQVVVVHGETIVEPVERGTNLAAIEAGVDVLAHPGLITEEEVRLAAEKKVLLEITTRSGHGYTNGHVLTLARRHGAAVVVNNDAHAPRDLTDRDLRRKIALGCGMTPEEYRMADECAWNLVSRCLSL is encoded by the coding sequence ATGATAGACCTGCATACGCATACCATATTCAGCGACGGCGAACTGCTTCCGGCGGAGCTGGCCCGGCGGGCCAAGGTCGCCGGGTATCGGGCCATCGCCATTACCGACCACGCGGACGCTTCCAATCTGGAGCTGATAGTGCCGAGGATATCCGCCATGGCGCGCGAGTACTCGGCGTATATGGATCTGACCATCATCGCCGGAGTGGAACTGACCCACGTGCCGCCGGGTCTTGTGGAACAGGAGACGCGCCGGGCCAGGGCGCTTGGTGCGCAGGTCGTGGTCGTTCACGGGGAAACCATTGTGGAACCGGTGGAACGCGGCACGAATCTGGCGGCCATCGAGGCCGGCGTGGATGTGCTGGCCCATCCGGGGCTGATCACGGAGGAGGAAGTCCGTCTGGCGGCGGAAAAAAAGGTCCTGCTCGAAATCACCACCCGTTCCGGGCACGGCTATACCAACGGGCATGTGCTGACCCTGGCCCGCAGGCATGGCGCGGCCGTGGTGGTCAACAACGACGCTCACGCTCCCCGCGACCTGACGGATAGGGATTTGCGGCGCAAAATCGCCCTGGGGTGCGGCATGACTCCCGAAGAGTACCGTATGGCGGACGAGTGCGCCTGGAATCTTGTGTCCCGCTGTCTTTCCCTGTAG
- a CDS encoding MotA/TolQ/ExbB proton channel family protein codes for METVPQIGDVQQMNLTQPDVAHQLGAGTQLGGMQSLGLWDMISNATLVVQGVMGLLLLMSLISWSIIFFKIAQIHFGRRKAIHERSLFRNATNLADGVQILREERSSILYPVAKKGLTEFRRLEQSVIHPNLKFRVAGDNLRRVLEEGVRESLGSMSASLAFLATCANSAPFIGLFGTVWGIMNSFHAIGQMKTAALAAVAPGISEALVATAIGLAVAIPATIAYNTFLGMINTVQTEMECFASEFLNRAQLELPWMNKRGE; via the coding sequence ATGGAAACAGTGCCACAGATCGGCGATGTGCAGCAGATGAATCTCACGCAGCCCGATGTCGCTCATCAGCTCGGTGCGGGGACACAACTGGGCGGAATGCAGTCCCTGGGCCTCTGGGATATGATCTCCAACGCCACGCTGGTCGTACAGGGCGTGATGGGGCTTTTGCTGCTCATGTCGCTCATCAGCTGGTCCATCATTTTCTTCAAGATCGCCCAGATTCATTTCGGACGCCGGAAAGCCATTCACGAACGGAGCCTCTTCCGGAACGCGACCAATCTGGCCGACGGAGTGCAGATCCTGCGGGAAGAAAGATCCTCCATCCTGTACCCCGTGGCCAAGAAAGGGCTGACGGAATTCCGCCGTCTGGAGCAGTCCGTCATCCATCCCAACCTCAAATTCCGCGTGGCCGGAGACAATTTGCGGCGGGTGCTGGAAGAGGGCGTGCGCGAAAGTCTGGGCAGCATGTCCGCATCCCTCGCCTTTCTGGCTACCTGTGCCAATTCCGCACCGTTTATCGGCCTGTTCGGGACGGTGTGGGGCATCATGAACTCCTTTCACGCCATCGGGCAGATGAAGACGGCCGCACTGGCCGCCGTGGCGCCGGGAATCTCCGAGGCCCTGGTGGCCACCGCCATCGGTCTGGCCGTGGCCATTCCGGCCACCATCGCCTACAACACCTTTCTGGGCATGATCAACACGGTGCAGACGGAGATGGAATGCTTTGCCAGCGAATTTTTGAATCGCGCCCAGCTCGAACTGCCGTGGATGAACAAGCGGGGTGAGTAG
- a CDS encoding ExbD/TolR family protein has protein sequence MQLNGKGFLAEINVTPFVDVMLVLLIIFMVTAPMLTQGVEVDLPETKTVETLPEDSETVVLKILKDGTIKLDKYEVKLEELGNYLKRMELEKGNLLYLQADKDVAYGTVVKVMAEVRAAGVQKLGVVAEPEDEK, from the coding sequence ATGCAGCTGAACGGAAAGGGTTTTCTGGCGGAAATCAACGTCACGCCTTTTGTGGACGTGATGCTGGTGCTGCTTATCATCTTCATGGTCACCGCTCCCATGCTGACCCAGGGCGTGGAAGTGGACCTGCCGGAAACCAAGACGGTGGAAACACTCCCGGAAGACAGTGAGACCGTGGTGCTGAAGATTCTGAAGGACGGCACCATCAAGCTGGACAAATACGAAGTCAAACTGGAGGAGCTGGGCAATTATCTGAAGCGGATGGAGCTGGAGAAAGGCAATCTGCTCTATCTCCAGGCCGACAAGGACGTGGCCTACGGAACCGTGGTCAAGGTCATGGCGGAGGTCCGGGCCGCCGGCGTGCAGAAGCTGGGTGTGGTGGCGGAACCCGAGGATGAAAAATAG